In Agrobacterium sp. RAC06, a single window of DNA contains:
- a CDS encoding MFS transporter, protein MNDIAHTITSPAEPAPIVTRERAAVALLFFLNGLVIGAWAPKIPFFSEALGLSELMLGVMIFVFGVGSLVLMPIAGMQIARYGSRRVVEVTTLLFIPTIVLVTLVDNIWTGAIAIFLFGGLTGAMDVAMNANAVEVERNMRRSIMSSCHAFWSLGGLCGAATGGFLIAALGVTGHVLLLAAVCVVLFLVARPMILSDAPHPSDEPAKAKLPMTPLPWLIGTIALFCMIPEGTVLDWSALYLRNELNASTEMSGFAFAAFSLTMAVCRFAGDFIRDRFGAVNTLRFCGVAAIIGLVMAGQSSSVTFALIGFAITGIGISNMVPIAFSAGGNIPGLAPGVGLSVVTTMGYSGILFAPSLIGFVAEHTSLSSVYTAIPALLIVVLALSRLARHADRATGH, encoded by the coding sequence ATGAATGACATAGCCCACACCATCACTTCCCCGGCCGAACCAGCGCCGATCGTCACAAGGGAGAGGGCCGCTGTCGCCTTGCTCTTCTTCCTGAATGGCCTCGTCATCGGAGCCTGGGCACCGAAAATTCCGTTCTTCTCAGAGGCGCTCGGATTGTCGGAGTTGATGCTGGGCGTGATGATCTTCGTCTTCGGCGTGGGTTCGCTGGTGCTGATGCCGATCGCCGGCATGCAGATTGCCCGTTACGGCTCGCGGCGCGTCGTGGAAGTGACCACGCTCTTGTTCATCCCGACCATCGTGCTCGTCACGCTGGTTGACAATATCTGGACGGGAGCCATCGCCATCTTCCTGTTCGGTGGCCTGACCGGGGCGATGGACGTGGCGATGAATGCCAATGCGGTCGAGGTCGAGCGCAACATGCGCCGTTCGATCATGTCCTCCTGTCACGCCTTCTGGAGCCTTGGTGGGCTCTGCGGTGCGGCGACCGGCGGTTTTCTGATTGCCGCGCTCGGTGTCACTGGTCACGTGCTGCTTCTGGCAGCCGTCTGCGTCGTTCTCTTTCTTGTCGCCCGCCCGATGATCCTCTCGGACGCGCCGCATCCGAGTGACGAGCCGGCCAAGGCCAAGCTGCCGATGACGCCGCTGCCCTGGCTGATCGGCACGATCGCGCTGTTCTGCATGATCCCTGAGGGCACCGTGCTTGACTGGAGCGCGCTCTACCTGCGCAACGAGCTGAATGCTTCGACCGAGATGTCGGGCTTCGCCTTCGCGGCCTTCTCCCTCACCATGGCGGTCTGCCGCTTTGCGGGCGATTTCATCCGTGACCGCTTCGGTGCCGTGAATACACTGCGCTTCTGCGGTGTGGCTGCGATCATCGGGCTTGTCATGGCGGGCCAGTCTTCCAGCGTGACCTTTGCGCTGATCGGCTTTGCCATCACCGGAATCGGGATCTCGAACATGGTGCCGATCGCGTTTTCGGCGGGCGGCAACATTCCGGGGCTTGCACCCGGTGTTGGCCTCTCGGTCGTCACCACCATGGGCTATTCCGGCATCCTCTTTGCGCCATCGCTGATCGGGTTTGTGGCCGAGCACACGTCGCTGTCGAGTGTCTACACAGCGATCCCAGCGCTGCTGATCGTGGTTCTGGCTCTCTCCAGGCTCGCGCGTCATGCGGACCGGGCGACAGGTCACTGA
- the ispG gene encoding flavodoxin-dependent (E)-4-hydroxy-3-methylbut-2-enyl-diphosphate synthase → MTAPLIPPADAFDPKPRRSSVAVEVGGVIIGGGAPVVVQSMTNTDTADVDATVAQVAALYKAGSEVVRITVDRDESAAAVPKIRERLLRLGMDVPLIGDFHYIGHKLLADHPACAEALAKYRINPGNVGFKDKKDKQFAEIVEMAIRYDKPVRIGVNWGSLDQELLTRLMDENAANGSPLSARQVTREAIVQSALLSAELAEEIGLPRNRIILSAKVSQVQDLIAVYSMLAERSNHALHLGLTEAGMGSKGIVASSAAMGYVLQHGIGDTVRVSLTPEPNGDRTREVQVAQELLQVMGFRQFVPVVAACPGCGRTTSTVFQELAQKIQDDLRKNMPVWREKYPGVEGLNVAVMGCIVNGPGESKHADIGISLPGTGENPAAPVFIDGEKAMTLRGPNIAADFEALVADYIEKRYGQKSAAE, encoded by the coding sequence ATGACCGCACCCCTGATCCCGCCCGCCGATGCCTTTGACCCCAAACCGCGCCGTTCGTCGGTCGCGGTGGAAGTGGGTGGCGTCATCATCGGTGGTGGAGCTCCTGTCGTCGTTCAGTCGATGACCAATACCGATACCGCAGATGTCGATGCGACCGTTGCCCAGGTTGCTGCCCTCTACAAGGCAGGCTCCGAGGTCGTCCGCATCACCGTCGACCGTGACGAGAGTGCCGCTGCCGTTCCAAAAATCCGCGAGCGCCTGCTCCGGCTCGGCATGGACGTGCCGCTGATCGGCGATTTTCATTACATCGGCCACAAGCTGCTCGCCGATCACCCGGCCTGCGCCGAGGCGCTCGCCAAGTATCGCATCAATCCCGGCAATGTCGGCTTCAAGGACAAGAAGGACAAGCAGTTCGCCGAGATCGTCGAGATGGCGATCCGTTACGACAAGCCTGTCCGCATTGGGGTCAACTGGGGTTCGCTCGATCAGGAGCTCTTGACCCGGCTTATGGACGAGAACGCTGCCAATGGTTCGCCGCTTTCGGCGCGCCAGGTGACGCGTGAGGCGATCGTGCAATCCGCGCTCCTGTCGGCCGAGCTTGCCGAAGAGATTGGCTTGCCCCGTAACCGCATCATTCTCTCGGCCAAGGTCAGCCAGGTGCAGGACCTGATCGCCGTCTATTCGATGCTCGCCGAGCGCTCGAACCATGCTCTGCATTTGGGGCTTACCGAGGCCGGCATGGGCTCGAAGGGCATCGTCGCCTCGTCCGCGGCCATGGGCTACGTGCTGCAGCATGGTATCGGTGATACGGTTCGCGTGTCGCTCACCCCGGAACCGAATGGTGATCGGACCCGTGAAGTCCAGGTTGCCCAGGAACTGCTGCAAGTCATGGGCTTCCGTCAGTTCGTGCCTGTTGTCGCGGCCTGTCCGGGTTGCGGTCGCACGACATCGACGGTCTTCCAGGAACTCGCCCAGAAGATCCAGGACGACCTGCGCAAGAACATGCCGGTCTGGCGTGAAAAGTATCCGGGTGTCGAGGGCCTGAACGTTGCGGTCATGGGCTGCATCGTCAATGGTCCTGGCGAAAGCAAGCATGCCGATATCGGCATCTCGCTTCCGGGCACCGGGGAAAACCCGGCGGCTCCCGTGTTCATCGACGGCGAGAAGGCGATGACTCTGCGCGGCCCGAACATCGCAGCCGATTTCGAGGCGCTGGTGGCAGACTATATCGAGAAGCGTTACGGCCAGAAGTCGGCGGCTGAGTGA
- a CDS encoding OmpA family protein — protein MIKKIAILALCATYLSSCTTTDPYTGQQKVSNTAGGAALGAAVGALGGLAVGGSPEGRRNAALIGAGIGALAGGAIGNYMDQQEAELRAQLQGTGISVTRVGDRIILNMPSNITFNTDQDAVMPQFYPTLNSVAIVLRKFDRTLIDINGHTDSTGSQAYNQGLSERRAMSVAGYLNSQGVDPRRVSAVGFGPNQPIASNATPDGRAQNRRVEIQISPLTQG, from the coding sequence ATGATCAAGAAGATCGCCATTCTCGCGCTGTGCGCGACCTATCTGAGTTCCTGCACCACGACCGACCCCTATACGGGGCAGCAGAAGGTGTCCAACACGGCGGGCGGCGCGGCGCTGGGCGCTGCCGTTGGCGCGCTCGGTGGCCTCGCTGTCGGCGGTTCGCCGGAAGGCCGCCGCAACGCAGCCCTCATCGGTGCCGGTATCGGTGCGCTGGCGGGTGGTGCCATTGGCAATTACATGGACCAGCAGGAAGCCGAACTGCGCGCCCAGCTGCAGGGAACCGGGATCTCGGTCACCCGCGTCGGCGATCGCATCATCCTGAACATGCCGTCGAACATCACCTTCAACACCGATCAGGATGCGGTCATGCCGCAGTTCTACCCGACCCTGAACTCTGTCGCGATCGTGCTGCGCAAGTTCGACCGGACGCTGATCGATATCAACGGTCACACCGATTCGACCGGCAGCCAGGCCTATAACCAGGGTCTGTCCGAGCGCCGCGCCATGTCGGTTGCCGGCTATCTCAACAGCCAGGGCGTCGACCCGCGCCGTGTTTCGGCTGTCGGCTTCGGCCCGAACCAGCCGATTGCATCCAACGCGACACCGGACGGCCGTGCGCAGAACCGCCGCGTGGAAATCCAGATCTCGCCGCTTACCCAGGGCTGA
- a CDS encoding LysE family translocator has protein sequence MTEILQHWPQVVTAYLVYLVAVLSPGPATMAIASASLGQGRRHGLTIAAGIFCGSMTWAIAASLGLAAVLSQYAQALILMRILGGLYLLYLAWRAFRSAASSIDPLSLTKAASSLKRTFLMGYAIHLTNPKAIFAWLAIISLGLPANATPVAVAIIVCGCLMTGFIVFMGYALLFSTPGALRIYRAARRYIDGTLAVLFATAGVKMLTFR, from the coding sequence GTGACTGAAATCCTGCAACACTGGCCTCAGGTCGTGACCGCCTATCTCGTCTACCTCGTGGCAGTCTTGAGCCCCGGTCCGGCCACCATGGCGATCGCTTCCGCCTCGCTTGGCCAGGGACGGAGGCACGGCCTGACGATTGCGGCGGGCATCTTTTGCGGATCGATGACCTGGGCGATTGCCGCCTCCCTAGGGCTGGCCGCGGTCCTGTCGCAATATGCGCAGGCGCTGATCCTGATGCGGATCCTCGGAGGGCTCTATCTGCTCTATCTCGCCTGGCGCGCATTCCGCTCCGCCGCGAGCAGCATTGACCCGCTTTCCCTGACCAAGGCCGCTTCGAGCCTGAAACGCACTTTTCTGATGGGCTATGCGATCCACCTGACGAACCCCAAGGCGATCTTTGCCTGGCTCGCCATCATCTCGCTCGGCCTGCCGGCCAATGCCACACCGGTTGCCGTTGCGATCATCGTCTGCGGCTGCCTTATGACCGGCTTCATTGTCTTCATGGGCTACGCATTGTTGTTCTCAACGCCCGGGGCACTGCGCATCTACCGCGCGGCGCGTCGTTACATCGATGGAACGCTGGCGGTCCTGTTTGCGACCGCAGGCGTCAAGATGCTGACCTTCCGCTGA
- the hisC gene encoding histidinol-phosphate transaminase, giving the protein MSRFWSSAVHALEPYVAGEQPKIPGLVKLNTNESPYGPSQKVLDAIAATSGERLRLYPDPASTALREAIAKRFDLTMDEVFVGNGSDEVLAFTFAGLLKHDAPLLYPDITYSFYKTYARLFEVKVEEIPLDEGLRVRIGDYDRPCGAIILANPNAPTGIALPLSEIEKLVASHPDQVVVIDEAYVDFGAETAASLIPRYDNLLVVQTFSKSRSLAGLRVGFALGQRPLIEALERMKDSFNSYPVDMLAQAAATAAIEDEMWFDEARSKIIANRDMVTKALETRGFEVLPSSTNFVFTRHPAHQGAVLQKGLRERAVLVRHFNKPRISDFLRVTIGTTEECHQFLDAIDQII; this is encoded by the coding sequence ATGAGCCGTTTCTGGTCGTCCGCCGTCCACGCACTGGAACCCTATGTCGCCGGCGAACAGCCGAAAATCCCGGGTCTGGTCAAACTCAACACCAATGAGAGCCCATACGGACCCTCGCAGAAGGTGCTGGACGCGATCGCAGCCACGTCCGGTGAGCGTCTGCGCCTTTATCCCGATCCGGCGTCCACGGCCCTGCGCGAGGCCATCGCGAAGCGCTTCGACCTGACCATGGACGAGGTTTTCGTCGGCAACGGCTCTGATGAAGTGCTGGCCTTCACCTTCGCAGGCCTGCTGAAGCACGACGCGCCGCTCCTCTATCCCGACATCACCTACAGCTTCTACAAGACCTATGCCCGTCTCTTCGAGGTCAAGGTCGAGGAGATCCCGCTGGACGAGGGCCTGCGCGTGCGTATCGGCGATTACGACCGCCCTTGCGGTGCAATCATCCTTGCCAATCCCAACGCCCCGACCGGCATCGCTCTCCCGCTGTCTGAGATCGAAAAGCTGGTCGCCTCGCACCCTGATCAGGTCGTGGTGATCGACGAGGCCTATGTCGATTTCGGCGCAGAGACGGCAGCTTCGCTGATTCCGCGCTACGACAACCTGCTCGTTGTCCAGACCTTCTCGAAATCCCGCTCGCTCGCAGGCCTGCGCGTCGGCTTTGCGCTCGGCCAGCGGCCGCTGATCGAGGCGCTGGAGCGGATGAAGGACAGCTTCAACTCCTATCCCGTCGACATGCTGGCCCAGGCCGCTGCAACCGCGGCGATCGAGGACGAGATGTGGTTTGACGAGGCACGCAGCAAGATCATCGCCAACCGCGACATGGTGACAAAGGCGCTAGAGACCCGTGGCTTCGAGGTCCTGCCGTCATCGACGAACTTCGTCTTCACCCGCCATCCGGCGCATCAGGGTGCCGTTCTGCAAAAAGGTCTGCGTGAGCGAGCGGTCCTAGTTCGCCACTTCAACAAGCCGCGCATTTCGGACTTCCTCCGCGTGACAATCGGCACGACAGAGGAATGCCATCAGTTTCTGGACGCGATCGATCAAATCATCTGA
- a CDS encoding polyprenyl synthetase family protein — protein MTKSADAFEKSLNAHATLVEARLDILLDATPRPAEVARPRRLIEAMHYGALNGGKRLRPYLVMQAARLFGGSEEAALQVGCALECLHSYSLVHDDLPAMDDDDLRRGKPTVHRQYDEATAILAGDGLLTYAFDIIASPETPLPDTAKLALVLELSRAAGIGGMAGGQMLDLAAETDQPDEAGIVTLQAMKTGALLRFACEAGAIIAGRLAEDRDRLRRFGEIIGRAFQLADDLLDITSDAATLGKATGKDAAKGKATLVGLKGTDWARAELDRLVAEANALLEPYGEQAEPLKEAAHFIAYRKK, from the coding sequence ATGACCAAGAGCGCCGATGCCTTTGAAAAAAGCCTGAACGCCCACGCCACACTCGTCGAGGCGAGGCTGGACATCCTGCTGGACGCAACGCCGCGTCCGGCGGAAGTCGCTCGCCCCCGGCGGCTGATCGAGGCCATGCATTACGGCGCCCTGAACGGTGGCAAGCGCCTTCGGCCTTATCTGGTGATGCAGGCGGCACGCCTTTTCGGCGGAAGCGAAGAGGCAGCCCTTCAGGTCGGCTGTGCGCTCGAATGCCTGCATAGCTATTCGCTCGTCCATGACGATCTGCCCGCCATGGACGACGACGACCTGCGCCGCGGCAAGCCGACGGTTCACAGACAGTATGACGAAGCAACCGCGATCCTCGCCGGCGATGGTCTGCTGACCTACGCCTTCGACATCATCGCTTCACCGGAAACACCCCTGCCCGACACAGCCAAACTCGCCCTTGTCCTCGAGCTCTCACGAGCAGCCGGAATCGGCGGCATGGCTGGTGGCCAGATGCTTGATCTCGCTGCCGAGACGGATCAGCCCGACGAAGCAGGCATCGTGACGCTGCAGGCCATGAAGACGGGCGCGCTACTGCGGTTTGCCTGTGAGGCAGGCGCCATCATCGCCGGTCGCCTGGCGGAAGACCGCGATCGCCTGCGCCGCTTTGGCGAAATCATCGGCCGCGCCTTCCAGCTGGCCGACGATCTGCTCGACATTACCTCGGATGCCGCCACCCTTGGCAAGGCAACAGGCAAGGACGCGGCCAAGGGCAAGGCGACGCTGGTCGGCCTCAAGGGCACCGACTGGGCCCGCGCCGAACTCGACCGGCTGGTCGCCGAAGCCAACGCACTCCTTGAGCCCTACGGCGAACAGGCCGAGCCGCTCAAGGAAGCCGCCCATTTCATCGCATACAGGAAGAAATAG
- the mtgA gene encoding monofunctional biosynthetic peptidoglycan transglycosylase, with protein sequence MVRAVLIALFIFLAAPYLLILLYRLEFVRPVSTLMLADLATLQGYDRRWVEFEDISPNVVRAVMMSEDGQYCNHGGVDWTQLQSVIDDAMAGEATRGASTIPMQTAKNLFLWNGRSFIRKGLELPLALALDAAWPKERTMEIYLNVAEWGPGIYGIEAAAQHHFKTSAAKLSRQQAALLAVSLPNPIDRVASKPGPGLRRLAGVVDRRARASGDYITCLYG encoded by the coding sequence ATCGTCCGGGCCGTGCTCATTGCACTCTTCATCTTCCTCGCCGCGCCTTACCTTCTCATTCTGCTCTATCGTCTGGAGTTTGTCCGGCCGGTCTCGACGCTGATGCTGGCGGATCTCGCCACCTTGCAAGGCTACGATCGTCGCTGGGTGGAGTTCGAGGATATCTCGCCGAATGTCGTGCGGGCCGTCATGATGTCGGAGGACGGCCAGTACTGCAATCACGGCGGGGTGGACTGGACCCAGCTGCAGTCCGTGATCGACGACGCAATGGCGGGTGAGGCGACGCGCGGCGCCAGCACGATCCCGATGCAGACAGCGAAGAACCTGTTCCTGTGGAACGGTCGCTCTTTCATTCGCAAAGGCCTCGAACTGCCCCTGGCGCTGGCGCTGGATGCTGCCTGGCCGAAGGAGCGGACGATGGAGATTTATCTCAATGTCGCCGAATGGGGTCCGGGTATCTACGGCATCGAAGCGGCTGCGCAGCATCACTTCAAGACGTCGGCCGCGAAGCTCAGTCGCCAGCAGGCGGCCCTTCTCGCCGTCTCCCTCCCCAATCCGATCGATCGTGTCGCGAGCAAGCCGGGGCCGGGTCTGAGGCGTCTGGCCGGGGTCGTCGATCGTCGTGCGCGCGCCTCGGGTGATTACATCACCTGTCTTTATGGCTGA
- a CDS encoding glutathione S-transferase family protein: MDDLILYIANKNYSSWSFRPWIAMTAAGIPFREELIPFGPGATHPQFRELSPTGKVPVLHHGSVRVWESLAIIEYVAELYPDAGLWPADRESRSLARSISMEMLSGFRALRSACPMNLRRPVRAIPLPEGVAADVARIEAIWREMRKRSGGPFLFGAFSAADAMFAPVVNRFAAYDLVGDAETAAYMDAMRAHPAWRSWETAALAEPWIVPEDEA; this comes from the coding sequence ATGGACGACCTGATCCTCTACATCGCCAACAAGAACTACTCCTCCTGGTCGTTTCGGCCCTGGATCGCGATGACGGCCGCCGGCATACCGTTTCGCGAAGAACTGATCCCCTTCGGGCCGGGTGCCACGCATCCTCAGTTCCGTGAGCTTTCGCCGACGGGCAAGGTGCCTGTGCTGCATCACGGCTCTGTCCGGGTCTGGGAATCGCTCGCCATCATCGAATATGTCGCCGAGCTCTATCCCGATGCCGGGCTCTGGCCTGCGGATCGCGAGAGCCGGTCGCTCGCGCGATCCATCTCGATGGAAATGCTATCCGGGTTCCGAGCCTTGCGCAGCGCTTGCCCGATGAACCTGCGGCGGCCCGTGAGGGCGATCCCGTTGCCCGAGGGGGTGGCGGCCGATGTCGCCCGCATCGAGGCGATCTGGCGGGAGATGCGGAAACGGTCGGGCGGGCCCTTCCTGTTCGGCGCCTTTTCCGCGGCGGATGCCATGTTCGCGCCTGTCGTGAATCGCTTTGCAGCCTACGATCTGGTAGGAGATGCAGAGACGGCCGCCTATATGGATGCCATGCGAGCGCATCCGGCCTGGCGTAGCTGGGAGACGGCGGCACTTGCTGAACCCTGGATCGTGCCCGAAGACGAGGCCTGA
- the rpmF gene encoding 50S ribosomal protein L32 produces the protein MAVPKRKTSPSKRGMRRSADALKASTYVEDKNSGELRRPHHIDLKTGMYRGRQVLTPKESA, from the coding sequence ATGGCTGTACCAAAAAGAAAAACAAGCCCGTCCAAGCGCGGTATGCGCCGCTCTGCTGACGCGCTGAAGGCATCGACTTATGTCGAAGACAAGAACTCCGGCGAACTGCGCCGCCCGCACCATATCGATCTGAAGACCGGTATGTATCGCGGCCGTCAGGTTCTGACGCCGAAGGAAAGCGCATAA
- the phaR gene encoding polyhydroxyalkanoate synthesis repressor PhaR has product MAKADGEIVIKKYANRRLYNTGTSTYVTLEDLAKMVKKGEDFVVQDAKSGDDITHSVLTQIIFEQESKTGNTLLPISFLRQLISYYGDQMQMVVPSFLEHSMKAFTEQQTQMREQMTKAFGDHPLSKNLQMPIQLMEEQVKRNTDMFQQAMQMFSPFLGGQQPAKETKKAEAKDIDELKEQLRSLQNKLDNL; this is encoded by the coding sequence ATGGCCAAAGCCGATGGCGAAATCGTTATCAAGAAGTACGCCAATCGACGCCTCTACAATACCGGGACCAGCACCTACGTCACCCTTGAGGACCTCGCCAAGATGGTCAAGAAGGGCGAGGATTTCGTTGTGCAGGATGCCAAGTCCGGTGACGACATCACGCATTCCGTCCTGACCCAGATCATCTTCGAACAGGAATCCAAGACCGGCAATACCTTGCTGCCGATCTCCTTCCTGCGCCAGCTCATCAGCTACTATGGCGATCAGATGCAGATGGTCGTCCCGAGCTTCCTCGAGCATTCGATGAAAGCCTTCACCGAACAGCAGACCCAGATGCGCGAGCAGATGACCAAGGCCTTCGGTGACCATCCACTGTCCAAGAACCTGCAGATGCCGATCCAGCTGATGGAGGAGCAGGTCAAACGCAACACCGATATGTTCCAGCAGGCCATGCAGATGTTCTCGCCCTTCCTCGGTGGCCAGCAGCCAGCCAAGGAAACCAAGAAGGCGGAAGCCAAGGATATCGACGAGTTGAAGGAGCAGTTGCGCTCCCTGCAGAACAAACTCGACAATCTTTGA